From Helicobacter ganmani, one genomic window encodes:
- a CDS encoding motility associated factor glycosyltransferase family protein, protein MTNQNQKYRGILEVLKNSSCEEIEAFVTSRFHQNLAFFQADYPNLFERLQQPAKEYQLYIGKEGINILNFAQNSFLFPLIDGKSSMIEVHQNCAYNPPINEKWNRIYGTRAEMMNEKFPYSSILVNGILEFAIDNGGVTAYHLPSDFLPSLNLFGLGGGIFLQILAENYTMIHNFFIFEESFDLFRIACFFVDFALLFSKTEHRAGYIFLESMMHRDYINHFFLTRKISTSIVRFELMMYQTPLNQSVRGIVFEMHSQILRGWGTFEDEMRGIVNKLSFPLAPMLLEPKRVNAPICVIANGPSLDFLLPFIKQNQHKMILFSCGTALKPLLKAGITPDFQIEIERHDYLDEVLKAAPLGEIPLLCATVLDKKAKSLAKEIYLFERDGSSAANLNAPRFKVRFTAPLVGNAGASLASYLGSDVILCGLDCGYKKGAKKHAQNSYYEEEEARIPEDAYPVAGNFSEDIYSDALYSLSRTALEEAFRALKPFNILNLNDGAKITGAQAVHYQDFELKPIDKAQEIKNLKSLFKDPLQGDFYTKETQKYFFEILAFKNKIQDSFKVKVESKKSLFIALDKIFEIISKEGQNNPFIGILFGGTLSHFLYAIALASLHLPHNNMQNLWQKAQALYIEGIEAMITYLREVLLSKVEH, encoded by the coding sequence ATGACAAATCAAAACCAAAAATACAGAGGAATTTTAGAAGTCTTAAAAAATAGCAGTTGTGAAGAAATTGAAGCCTTTGTAACCTCGCGATTCCACCAAAACCTTGCCTTTTTTCAAGCCGATTATCCTAATTTATTTGAAAGGCTACAACAACCCGCAAAAGAGTATCAACTTTATATTGGAAAAGAGGGAATCAACATTCTTAATTTTGCACAAAATAGCTTTCTTTTCCCTTTAATTGATGGCAAATCAAGTATGATAGAAGTGCATCAAAATTGCGCTTATAATCCTCCAATTAATGAGAAATGGAATCGTATTTATGGCACGCGCGCAGAAATGATGAATGAAAAATTTCCTTATAGTAGCATTTTAGTCAATGGAATCCTTGAATTTGCCATAGACAATGGCGGGGTTACCGCCTATCACTTGCCAAGTGATTTTTTGCCAAGCCTCAATCTCTTTGGCTTAGGAGGAGGGATTTTTTTGCAGATTTTAGCAGAAAACTATACGATGATTCATAATTTCTTTATTTTTGAGGAATCCTTTGATTTGTTTAGAATTGCGTGTTTTTTTGTGGATTTTGCCTTGCTTTTTAGCAAAACCGAACACAGAGCGGGTTATATTTTCTTAGAAAGCATGATGCACAGAGATTATATCAATCATTTCTTTTTAACGCGCAAAATCAGCACTTCTATCGTGCGCTTTGAACTGATGATGTATCAAACTCCGCTCAATCAAAGCGTGCGCGGAATCGTTTTTGAAATGCACTCACAAATCTTGCGCGGTTGGGGAACTTTTGAAGATGAAATGCGCGGAATCGTCAATAAACTAAGCTTTCCTCTTGCACCTATGCTTTTAGAGCCTAAACGCGTTAATGCTCCTATTTGCGTCATTGCAAATGGTCCTAGCCTTGATTTCTTGCTTCCTTTTATTAAGCAAAACCAACACAAAATGATTCTTTTTAGTTGTGGAACTGCACTAAAACCGCTTCTTAAGGCAGGCATTACTCCAGATTTTCAAATAGAAATTGAGCGACATGATTATTTAGATGAAGTATTAAAAGCCGCACCATTAGGAGAGATTCCATTACTTTGTGCAACCGTGTTGGACAAAAAGGCAAAAAGCCTTGCAAAAGAAATTTATCTCTTTGAACGCGACGGCTCAAGTGCCGCAAATCTCAATGCACCGCGTTTTAAAGTGCGTTTCACCGCGCCTTTGGTAGGCAATGCGGGAGCATCGCTTGCAAGTTATTTGGGGAGTGATGTGATTTTGTGTGGCTTGGATTGTGGATACAAAAAAGGTGCGAAAAAACACGCACAAAACTCCTATTATGAAGAGGAAGAGGCACGGATTCCAGAGGACGCCTACCCTGTGGCGGGAAATTTCAGCGAAGATATTTATTCTGACGCTCTTTATTCTCTCTCACGCACCGCTTTAGAGGAAGCTTTTAGGGCATTAAAACCCTTTAATATCCTAAATCTCAATGACGGAGCAAAAATCACAGGCGCACAAGCTGTGCATTATCAAGACTTTGAGCTAAAGCCTATTGACAAAGCCCAAGAGATTAAAAACCTTAAATCTCTTTTTAAAGACCCGCTTCAAGGAGATTTTTACACCAAAGAAACACAAAAGTATTTCTTTGAGATTCTTGCATTTAAAAACAAAATTCAAGACAGCTTCAAAGTCAAGGTAGAATCCAAAAAATCCCTTTTTATCGCGCTAGACAAAATCTTTGAAATCATTTCCAAAGAGGGACAAAACAATCCTTTTATTGGGATTCTATTTGGTGGGACTTTAAGCCATTTTCTCTATGCTATTGCCCTAGCAAGCTTGCATTTGCCTCATAACAATATGCAAAACCTTTGGCAAAAGGCACAAGCACTCTATATAGAGGGCATAGAAGCAATGATAACTTATTTGCGAGAAGTGCTTTTGTCAAAAGTGGAACACTAA
- a CDS encoding tRNA1(Val) (adenine(37)-N6)-methyltransferase: MQIYQPKNGYCYNSDTLFLYDFALPFLKMRHHLLEVGAGCGVLGLLCARDSKCRLTMIEKNPKMAEFCSHNLRINHTKAHLICADFLEYDFNSQLAQNTKSQKTHSTTQIAFDIILSNPPFYHDDVIKSQNSDIFSARYAQNLPFLDFARKVNSLLKPTGEFIFCYDAKAIFHLFCVLHSYKIRPICLRFVYPKLDKSATLVLCRCKKNSKSQCKILPPLITHIDLNFTQEVLEIYKKAKTWSIKC, from the coding sequence ATGCAAATCTATCAACCCAAAAATGGCTATTGTTACAACAGCGATACACTCTTTCTCTATGATTTCGCACTTCCTTTCTTGAAAATGCGTCATCATCTCTTAGAAGTTGGTGCGGGTTGCGGAGTGCTAGGTTTATTGTGCGCAAGAGATTCTAAATGCAGACTAACAATGATAGAAAAAAATCCCAAAATGGCGGAGTTTTGCTCACACAATCTACGGATAAATCACACCAAAGCACATTTGATTTGTGCGGACTTTTTAGAATACGATTTCAACTCCCAACTAGCCCAAAACACAAAATCCCAAAAAACACATTCTACAACCCAAATAGCTTTTGACATTATTTTAAGCAATCCCCCTTTTTATCACGACGATGTGATAAAATCCCAAAATTCCGATATTTTTAGCGCGCGTTATGCCCAAAACTTACCCTTTTTAGATTTCGCTCGCAAAGTGAATTCCCTGCTCAAGCCCACAGGAGAATTTATTTTTTGCTACGACGCAAAAGCTATTTTTCATCTCTTTTGTGTGTTACATTCTTACAAAATTCGTCCAATTTGCTTGCGTTTTGTTTATCCAAAGCTAGATAAAAGCGCAACTTTGGTATTGTGTCGTTGCAAAAAAAATTCTAAAAGTCAATGCAAGATTCTGCCTCCGCTGATTACCCATATTGACTTAAATTTCACGCAAGAAGTGCTTGAGATTTACAAAAAAGCCAAAACTTGGAGTATCAAATGTTGA
- a CDS encoding YkgJ family cysteine cluster protein — protein sequence MLKDSDFSFGFDSSKCEQCGGKCCTGEAGYIFVTPQEIQGIAQFLGLEFDTFCQKFVKKVGYRYSLCEILESNGAYSCVFFKNGRCQIYQKRPAQCVRFPFWDCYKEEWADLLKECIGVVKK from the coding sequence ATGTTGAAAGATTCAGACTTTTCCTTTGGCTTTGATTCAAGCAAATGCGAACAATGCGGAGGCAAATGTTGCACAGGAGAAGCAGGCTATATCTTTGTAACACCGCAAGAAATACAAGGAATCGCGCAATTTTTAGGCTTAGAGTTTGACACATTTTGTCAAAAATTTGTCAAAAAAGTTGGCTATCGTTATTCTTTATGCGAGATTTTAGAAAGCAATGGTGCGTATTCTTGCGTATTTTTCAAAAATGGCAGATGTCAAATCTACCAAAAGCGTCCTGCGCAATGCGTGCGATTCCCTTTTTGGGATTGCTACAAAGAAGAATGGGCAGATTTATTAAAGGAATGTATCGGTGTGGTCAAAAAATAA